The window GGGGTTCAAGTCTTGCCCCCTACAGGATTTTCACCAAAGTCAGGGATCTAATACTTAGGTTGGAAAGTCTACTGAAAAACAGATAgtagaagaggagggaaggaaagtagCTCAGGGTTTTGGATCAGAGCAGGTAGACTCCTTAAAGAGCATGGGAAATAATTGCTTTCACAAAGCTGTGGTTATTTCTACTTTCCTGTTGACAAAAAAAGGATGTGAATAGAAAACAGAATCTTATAACTTTGAATAGGTTCCTTATTTAAGCTGTTAATTCCAAATTTgccttgttttccttctaatggATTTTCCATTAATTAGAACAAGGAATACTatgcttaaatttatttttttaagtgaaccCACAAAATGGCAAATACTTGTGATGGAATCAACTTCTAAAATGTCACCTATGCATTATCTACTGATTCGAGAATTGCAGGAATGATTTCCCAGGAAGTCAACTCTTTATCATTCCCACTAACAGGGAGAGCAGGGATAATCCAAACATCCTGTTGAAGTCAACAGCTGCAAAAGGTGTCTCCTCCAGAAGTTGTAGCCAAGTTGATCAAAGAAGATCATAAAACAAGAGTAGGGTCAGGGAGGAGGCTAAATCAAGGCTCAGATCCAACTTGATCACCTCTAGGACCCTATGCAAAGCCCTTCACCCctcaaggcctcagtttcctcaactttgaaATTTTAGAgtgaactaaatgatctccaagATTCCTACCAATACTAATCTAGGGTTTGATGACCCTCAAGCTAACTTACGATTTTTAGAGGCCGTAGAACATAAACTCTGTAAGGACAGAACAGTTTCATTTCTGTCCTCGTGTCTCCTTTACCCACCGCAGTATCTGACATTATACTGGTTGGCTCATGTCCTTCATTATCtaagaagatgaaaatgacatcactatgtttgagactaATTATAGTGTGcccgactgtggctgatcaaaccaatacgagctcagaatactctaccacaggttgggcacaaatagtctatgtaaACAGctggggtggttactctaaacttagcacatctcacatttcctttgagctgtttcaattttgccttcctcatagaggaCAGCATCCTCAccgatgagggcatgccatgctgggcagtcctgtaccaggtgatacagtggatacagcactgcccttgaagtcaggaggatgggagttcaaatctggtgccagacacttgccacttactagctgttggacaagtcactgcacCCTGACtaactcacatccagggccatctccagtcatcctaattcatatctgatctctggacccagatggctatggaggagaaagtgaggctggtgacttagcataacctCCCTTGCTCAaaccaattcacatgcttgtcatgacatcactttcccaatgtcatggtcttcttcaagaatgaaggacaaacatctggCATATACTGGGCACTCAATGAATATTTGCTAATAGGAGACAGCTGACAGAGTGCTgaatatggagtcaggaaaacctcaaGTCAAATCCAGCTTCAATCCCTTACTACCTATATTgaccctcatctgtaaaatggggaaaacaatgGTCTACCTCTTATTAATCTACCATAAAAATCCCCAGAGTTGTTATAGGATTCAAATGAGGTAGTATCTATAAATCATTTTTACAAACCTtcaggtgctatataaatgtttgttattataattattgagtGAGATGGCCAAATATGGTGGTCCtgatgaaagaaaacatttactGGGCCTCCTAGGATACTGGGACATGgaatggaggaggggaggggagttcTGAGACAACTCTATTTCTCCAGGTGTTCACCTTTTagttggggagggagagaagcatTCCTCTTTCCTGTAAGGTTCTAAGTCAGTGCATGATTAGTTCCCAGAGGAATTGCTCATGGAGTTCAAATGAGGAGAGATGTGCTTCAGGCTGGGCTGCTCTGGAAAGGGCTTGAGGAAATCCGATGCAAtccttctccatcttttccatagATGTTGTGGGAAAGGGGCAGAGTTACGAGCAGATTTATGTGCTGGTGGGGTCAGGAGAGGGAAGGCACCATGAGCTCCTGGTTCTGGAGTTAGAACCTGCCCTACCCCCCCAGCCTCCAGAGCTGCCTATCTGGGtaactttggggaagtcactgaaCCACTTTAGGATTCAGGGGTGAGGTTCCTGCTGGCTCTGTGTCCATAGGAAGAGTCAAGTTGGGTCTTGGTGGATTTGAACATCTAGAGAAGAAATTAAACAGCTCTGAAACAGTGAACTTGAAAAGCAGTTTGGAAGGAGAAGCAAGAATGAGAGTAGTGGGGGATccaagagggaaagagaagtcaGGATCCAGAGGTAGAAGTCCGTAGGTAGAGCTGGAGTCATAAGAAGACACGGCTTCAGACTACCTTCCATCTATTCAGCCCCATTCACCTTCTGTGGATATGTTTCCTTATACCTGGTCTCCTCTGTtaaaatgcaagcttcttgagggcagaagcCTTTCTTTCTGATCCTAAGGCTTAGCACAAAGTAACAAGTGTTCCCTGGTTGCCTCCTGCTCCCCTGTCTGATCCCAAAGCACTCTAGGGTTTTCCTTGGGTCTGATGCTCCATCTATGACCTGAGGTAGCACAGTGAGAAAAGTCCCACTGTCCTTTCTGCCTTGGATTCTGGTGCAGTGGGTGTGGAGTCCCAGGTGGAGGCTGCCACTGTGGTTCAGAGACCCTGAaggagagtggatgagaagggaagGGCTGGGAAGATGCCTCCCACTATGTTGGATTCATtctagtccaacccctcattttatggatgaggctCAGGGACTTCTGCTCAAGTCACCCAGGGACAAAGGAGCAGggcaataacaataacaataatattttaagttCTGCCAAGCACTTTTACATATAATCTCCTCAGAGGCTCATCTCCACATCTGCCATAGCCCATATTATAGAtgtagaagaaactgaggcaggtggtGAACTAACTTGCCCATGAttagacagttaataaatgtcagaaaTGAGATTTAAACTTGGGTTGTTTTCCTGACTTACTCTACACTGGACTAAATGGTACCATTTGTTGGTACCGTTAATAAAAATAAGGAACTCAGGGGAGGAAGTTCATTTTGGAGAGAAAAAGTTTAACTATTTTAAATGTGAGGTAAGAGCAGGCTATAGGAAGCAGCCTAATAGAAGTCAGAAGCTCCTTAAGGCTGGTTGGGAGTTAATTGGTCAATCAATATTTAGTAAACACCCCCTGTGTATCAGTGCTGCTCCAAGGACAGGGACTATGAAGACCAAGACACAGAGATGGTGTTTCCAGGAGGAGAGATCACAGCAAGACAAGACCCAGGTGACAGCCAAGGAATGGGGggattagaaagagaaagaggaatgaaCAGAGAAAGCAAAGGCACAGCTGGAGAAGATGGCAGAGCATTCTGGAACACTAAGGGCTGAGTAATCCGGCAGGAGACATTCCAAAGGGTGATAATGGAATTCTGGGAATGACAGTCAGTCAGACACGAATGCAGGTCCTCCTCTTTGGTGGCCTTGACTGAAAGAGAATTCTTGTTCGAAGAAATTTCTAAAACAAGCAGGGCAATATTAATACAGACCACCTTTAAAATTACAATTATCTATGcttggttttgtgtttttttttaggtttttgcaaggcaaacggggttaagtggcttgcccaaggccacacagctaggcaattattgtgtctgagaccagatttgaacctactcctgactccagggccggtgctttatccactgcgccacctagccccccccatgCTTGGTGAAATATGCCCTTGATAAATTACAATGTGCACATTTGTTTTAATATGAGCAGAAAGTCTAAAATAATTGCTAAGTTAGTATCAACTTACAGTCAAGGCCATTAGAGATGGGTCCCCAGCATCTGTGCTCAgactggggagggagggagaggccATTGTACTCAGGTGCTGAGACGGATGGTCACTAGATGGTCAGAGTACAGATTCCACAAGATGGAACAGGTGACCCTCATACTAAGTGGGGATAGACATCTGGCACCACAATACAGGAAAGTACCAGGGCAGCCATTTTAAATTGGTTTAAATGAAGAATGGAGAATATACTGTTTTTACTTTAGAATCAGGGAAATTTATGCCAACACAGTCCAAAGTAGGAATGACAGGTCCCTGAAGGAGGAAGAGTTAATTTTCAGTGTATTGCAAACACTTTAAGGATCTGTCCTTGCCTAGACTTGAatgttccttccttttttttccttttttctttttagtttttgcaagacaatggggttaagtggcttgcccaaggccacacagctaagtacttattaagtatccgagtatggatttgaactcaggtcctcctgactccagggccagtgttctatccactacgccacctagccgccccttgagtaTTCCTTTCAATGATTTGAATTGCAACCCTTCTCCATCTTTATCATTCTCTTTTGTGTGACTGAAAAGTAAACTGCCAGTAAGTCAATGTGGTCATGTTGACCATGGGCACTGACAAATGGCATAGGACTAGTCATCCAGTGACATTTTAGTGTATCATCAACATAGAGATAAGTAAACAAAAGTAGTTATGTCCCCATCTCCCGATAGCTAATTgcccttttgtttttatttacagtggggaaaaaaatcaactggTTATGGTTTAGGCTTTTGAAATGGATCCCAAGCATTTCATCCTAATCCTCTTCTGGGGCTACTTGACAAACATAATTCTAACAGAGACACAGGAGTACCCCTCAACAGCCCCATCTCAGACTACTTTCAAATCATCAATGCCAGCTATATCAGCTAATTTTGGAATTGGAACAGAGAAGAACCCTCTCAGTCAGCCACTACAATTGATCAACACCTCTTTGGAACAACAACCATCATCAACCATCTCTGGGTCCTCTGCCCAACTATCAACTTCACCTGCCCCTGGATCCTCTGGGCAACTACCAACATCAGCTGTTCTCACCACCTCCAGACAAACACCCTTACCATCCATCTTCACGTCTTCTGGTCAAACACCAGCACCGCCTGTCCCCAAGTCCTCCAGTAAACCAATAGCATCACCTGTCTTAAATTCCACCAGGCAACCACCAGGATCACCTGTCCTCAGCTTCTCCAGGCAACCACCAGAATCACCCATCCCTAATTCCTCCAGTCAATCACAGGAATCAACTGTCCCCAATTCCACTAGGCAATCACCAGCATCATCTGCCCCCAACTCTACCAGGCAACCAATAGCAACACCAGTTCACAATTCCTCCAAGAAACCACCAGTAACACCAGTCTACAATTCCTCCAAGAAAGCACCAACCTCACCTGGCTCCAGCTCCACTCGAGAATCAGCATCAATAGTTGTTACTCCAGGATTCAACCAGGAGAATCCCCCCATAACAAAATCTCAAAACTTTCCTGCCAATTCCATAGCTGCTGTACTAATTGGCATAATTCTAACTTTTATGTTAGTCACTATAGTCATAATTATACTCtggaaatgctttaaaaaaccaATCCCCAATGACCAAAACTGGGCTGGTCGGTCTCCATTTGCTGATGGAGAAACTCCTGATATGTATATGGACTATAGCAGAGAAGGAAAATCCATAAAACGTTCCTCAATTGTCTCACTTGAGATCTGGAAACCAAACAAAAGTATGCTCTTAGCAGATGATTTGGATGTTAAATTGTTTGATTCAAGTGAAAATTTTGATGAATCTCCCAAGTCAGACTTGGAGAGAATGAAAGACCAACCAAATGGGACATCAGAGGAGAGTGGTGATAGATCGACAGTTGGCACTGCTATTTCTTCTTCAGAGGAGATGGACTTGGCTCcagctcctcctcctcttcttgaTTTAGATGAGTCAGTAAATCAGAAACCAGACTCCTCTAACTTAgttgaaaatgatttttctcatctcCCCCCTCCTCTGGATTGTCTCGACTCTGAAAACAGGCAGTCATCTCCTCCTCTCTCTGACTCTTCCATCCTGCCCCCTCCTCCAGAAGCTCTCCTCAAAAACCAGGAGGAACACAACTCAGAAGGTCATAATTCACTTTCATCCACATCAGAGACCCAATTTCCtattcctcctgactctagtcaACAAACCTTGGATGAAATGCTGCCACCACCACCTGCAGAATTATTGTGACTGATCACAGCTTGCTGATGTGAGGAGTTATAAAAAAAGTctagctttattttttctttttcaatgatgGGAAAAATGAACTGCCATCCAGCTTAGATTTCCATTCAATCAGCTTTAAACTCCCTTAAATTCATGTAAATATTAAAAAGTGCTTCCCCTAGAGTAGAAATTCTTTTCTGATCCTCGACTATTTGCTGATTTTGGCATAGTATCTAACTGCTAAATTTCAAAGCATAGAAAATATCTGTTTAATGTTTAGAATTAATAGATAGTTCTTTGTTCAGGAGTTTTTTTAGATAGTTGTCATctttacaacaacaacaaaaaaggcttGTAATAACAAGGCATACTAAATTCCTTCGAAGTTACAATCTGCAAGATGACATTATTCTCTAGGATGCTTGTATcaatttcttccatttaattaaaacattttaaatatagtGTCTGTCTTCAGTGACTTAGCAATTTCAGAAACACCTAGTATTTCTCAAATACACAGGAAACCTCTTCTATAGAAGTTcctaaaatgatgaaaatttaatttgtgtaatTCAATCTTATCTTCTTACTAATTTCCACAAGAACTGTAGAGATGTTCctacaaagggggaaaaaccctTTATCCCTCAAATTTAAATAACCTTGAATTTAGAAAATGCTCATAAGTCACACACTTAACAGAAAAATCAgccttcttttttttggtttatttattttatattattataataatcttgctgtgagagtaaacataaccccccccccccaaaagatgacaaacctcaagaatagtgaggaagtggggaaaaaaaggttacTTCAAtcctgtgttcagatttcaatggctctgcctctgggatgagttgccttctttatcataagttcaccgaattagttgtttcaatatttttcccacagttgctattactagctgtatttccctccactctattcctccccactctcatctattctctctctcctttcacccagtccctcttcaaaagtatgttgtatctaagtaccccctcccacaatcttccctctcttctatcacttactccccccttccctcccccccattcccccttatcccatccctttcctctcacttttctctagagtaagatagatttctagactctattaagtatatatgtcatttcctctctgaaccatttctgatgagaatgaaggctcactcattcccccattgccttcccctgttccactcttttgaaaaagctttttcttgactctaatgtgaaatatcttagcaccttcttcctctcctttctcttcctctcagaatttttatcacccattgactccatctttttactatattataccattatattcagctctttcctatgccttgtctatatatactccttctaacagctcttataaatgagaaggttcatatgacttatcagtatcttctttccatgcaggaatacaaatagttcaatatcattaagttcctcatagtccttctcgtccaccctctctattgttcacctgagtcctatacctggagatcaaactttctattcagctttggttgtttcaataggaatgtctgaaagtcctctgttttattgaaaatccatcttttccc is drawn from Macrotis lagotis isolate mMagLag1 chromosome 5, bilby.v1.9.chrom.fasta, whole genome shotgun sequence and contains these coding sequences:
- the EVI2B gene encoding protein EVI2B — its product is MDPKHFILILFWGYLTNIILTETQEYPSTAPSQTTFKSSMPAISANFGIGTEKNPLSQPLQLINTSLEQQPSSTISGSSAQLSTSPAPGSSGQLPTSAVLTTSRQTPLPSIFTSSGQTPAPPVPKSSSKPIASPVLNSTRQPPGSPVLSFSRQPPESPIPNSSSQSQESTVPNSTRQSPASSAPNSTRQPIATPVHNSSKKPPVTPVYNSSKKAPTSPGSSSTRESASIVVTPGFNQENPPITKSQNFPANSIAAVLIGIILTFMLVTIVIIILWKCFKKPIPNDQNWAGRSPFADGETPDMYMDYSREGKSIKRSSIVSLEIWKPNKSMLLADDLDVKLFDSSENFDESPKSDLERMKDQPNGTSEESGDRSTVGTAISSSEEMDLAPAPPPLLDLDESVNQKPDSSNLVENDFSHLPPPLDCLDSENRQSSPPLSDSSILPPPPEALLKNQEEHNSEGHNSLSSTSETQFPIPPDSSQQTLDEMLPPPPAELL